TGGCTTCGAGTTGTTTGTACTGTGGCGTGAATCCACATTTGGAAGCAGTATTCACGATCAGCACTTTCTTGCCTTTCAGTGATGCCATATCAAATGGGTGTCCATCAATATCTGTAACCTTGAAATCGTAAATGGTTTTTTCCTGCGCAAATGTGGTGAGCGTCATCGTCAGGATGGAAATTAGCAAAAAGAATTTTTTCATAACCTGTCAGTTTTTATTTCGGATTTAATAACAATAAACTCAGGTAAAAAGTTGCTTCCGGTAATTTTCATCTGGCAGTAAACCAGAAGCTTGTTTTAGTCGTTGATAACTTATGCGAAAACGGGACACAAATGGTTTCCCATTTTATACTATATTTGGATTTCAAATCTGGCACCCGAGGAATTTTTATGGAGAATTATATTGTTTCAGCAAGAAAATACAGACCTTTTACGTTCAGCTCAGTAATTGGGCAACCCTCTATTACAGCCACGCTAAAGAATGCGATCCGGAACAGTCATCTGGCGCACGCCTACCTGTTTTGCGGCCCCCGTGGAGTAGGGAAGACGACCTCGGCCCGTATTTTCGCCAAAACCATCAATTGCCAGAATATTACCGCTGAAACAGAGCCATGCAATACCTGTGAGTCATGTATGGCGTTCAATGAAAATCGCTCCTACAACATTCACGAACTGGATGCGGCTTCCAACAACTCGGTGGACGACATTCGTACCTTGGTTGACCAAGTTCGGATTCCCCCGCAGATTGGAAAATACAGTGTGTACATCATCGATGAGGTGCACATGTTGTCGCAGGCCGCCTTCAATGCATTCCTGAAAACCCTGGAAGAGCCGCCGACGCACGCCATTTTCGTGCTGGCAACTACCGAGAAACATAAAATACTGCCAACCATTCTTTCCCGTTGTCAAATCTTCGATTTCAACCGGATTGGCATTACGGATATCGAAAAGCATTTGGCTTCAGTAGCCGAAAAAGAGCAAATCACTTTTGAGCCGGAAGCATTGAACATCATTGCTCAAAAAGCAGACGGCGCGATGCGCGACGCTCTTTCCATTTTCGACCAGGTGGTGAGTTTTTCAGGAAGTAATATTACTTACCAGGATACCATTGCCAACCTGAACGTGTTGGATTACGACTACTACTTCCGGTTGATTGACGGATTTCAGAAAGGAGACGTGTCGGGTGTGTTAATGATTTTCAACGAAATCCTGGATAAGGGATTTAACGGACACCATTTTGTGGCCGGATTGTGTCAGCATTTCCGCGATTTGCTGGTTTGCAAAGATCAGGTGACGGTGGAACTGCTCGAAGTCGGTGGCGATATCAAAGAGAAATACAGCCAGCAGGCGAAAGCATGTGATTTACCATTTCTGGTGGAAGGCTTGAGGCTGGCCAGCGAGTGTGACATGCAATACAAGTCTTCCTCCAACAAGCGCTTCCTGGTGGAACTCGCACTCATCCGTATTGCACAGCTTGAAGAGGCATTAAAAAAAAAAGAGCTGACGAACGCGTAGCTTCAACGATACTTTTACCCATATTTTCGGCACCGGCAGCCAAAAAAGCTGCGAAGCCGCAACAGAGTACAGCAACACAAAACGGAGCGGTCGGTAATAATCCAGCAGGAGCAAGCAGACCGGCGAGCGCACCGACGGTTACTCCACCCGGGAAGGTAAAGACCCGGCGGGTAGCACGGAGGGACAGTATTTCGACGCCTTCGATTGCCAATGCGCTGAAGGGAAATACTTCTTCCGGTGAGTACAAAAAAGAGGTGGTACAGAAGACAACGCAGGCGGCTGAGCCGGAAGAACATCCGTTTACCGGAGAACAGTTGGTGGCTGCGTGGAAAGAGTTTGTGGTGCGGGTAGAGGCACGTCAGTTGAATGCAGCGTTATCGACGCGCGAACCCTCGTTGGGCGACGATTGGACAGTGAATTACATGCTCGACAACGAGACGCAGCGCGAAAGGCTGGTTTTGGAAGTGAAGCCCAAATTGCTGGGATTCCTGAGAAGAACATTGCGGAACGAACGGATTGAAGTGGAGTTTCAGATTGCGGAAGGTGATGATGCGTTACCGCGTAAGCCTTATTCCGACACGGAAAAATGGCAGGCCATGGTAGAGGAAAATCCTTCGCTGGCACTGTTTAAGAAGATGTTCGGACTCGATTTTGACAGTTAAGAGAAGCTTGAAAGATATATGTACCGTAACCTGAGATGTGAGTGACATTCAAACCAAAGAAGTCAATTCTTGTTAAGTAAAACATCTAATTTACTCTATTAAAAATTATTCAGGCATGGACAAAATTAATGTTTCCAATCCCGTAGTAGAACTTGACGGCGATGAAATGACCAGGATTATCTGGCAGATGATTAAGGATCAGCTTATTCTGCCGTATTTGAACCTTGATATCAAGTATTTTGACCTGGGCATTGAGCACCGCGATGCTACCAACGACCAGGTGACTGTTGATGCAGCTAACGCCATCAAGCAGTACAAAGTAGGGATTAAATGTGCAACCATTACCCCGGACGAAAAGCGGGTGGAAGAGTTTGGCCTTAAGCGGATGTACAAATCACCGAATGGTACCATTCGTAACATCATTGGTGGAACGATTTTCCGCGAACCCATTTTCGTGAAAAATGTACCGCGTCTGGTCCCGCAATGGACCGGCCCGATTGTTATCGGACGTCACGCATTTGGTGATCAGTATCGTGCAACGGATATGGTTGTTGATCGTCCTGGTAAGCTGACCATGACTTTCACTCCGGAAGATGGTTCAGAACCCGTAACTCACGAAGTTTATGACTTCGAAGGAGCTGGTGTGGCAATGTCGATGTACAACACCGAAGAATCTATCCGCGGGTTTGCACACAGCTGTTTTAAAATGGCCCTGCAGAAAAAATGGCCGCTTTACCTGTCAACCAAGAATACCATCCTCAAGAAATACGACGGTTTCTTTAAAGATATCTTCCAGGATATTTATGAGAAAGATTACCAGAAACAGTTCGAAGAAGCTGGCATCACCTACGAGCACCGTCTGATTGATGACATGGTGGCATCGGCACTGAAATGGAACGGTAACTTCATCTGGGCATGTAAAAACTACGATGGCGACGTACAGTCGGACACCGTAGCGCAGGGATTTGGTTCACTCGGTCTGATGACTTCTGTACTAATGACTCCCGATGGTGATATTCTGGAAGCAGAAGCTGCTCACGGAACGGTTACCCGTCACTATCGTGAACACCAGAAAGGCAACCCGACTTCAACCAACCCGATTGCCTCGATTTATGCCTGGACACGTGGTCTGGCATTTCGCGGACGTCTGGATAACAACGAAGAGTTGATCAAATTCAGTCATACACTGGAAGAAGTTTGTGTTGATACGGTTGAATCAGGTAAAATGACAAAAGACCTGGCTCTGGCTATTCACGGAAAAGATCTGAAACCGGAACACTATCTGACAACCGAGCAGTTCCTGAATGCACTTGCTGAAGGCTTGAAGGCTCGGTTGAGTTAATAAATGCGTTCCCAACGTGGCTGGGCGCCCGCCTGATTATTTGTATATTTGGGTTCGGATATATAAACCTTAAATCAATTAATCATGTTGAAAGAAGCAGTTAATAAAGCAATAAACGAGCAAATTAACGCTGAATTTCATTCGGCTTACCTCTATTTGTCCATGTCGGCTTATTTCGAAGCTGTCGGTTTGTCAGGTTTTGCCAATTGGATGAAGGTTCAATACAAGGAGGAGTTGGCGCACGCACAGAAATTTTTCGATTACGTGAACGACCGGGGGGCACGGGTGATTTTAGACCCGATTGCTGAAGTTCCGGCTGAGTTCGATAATGTAATCGATGTGTATGAAAAGACGCTGGCTCACGAGCAAAGCGTTACGGAACGCATTAATAAACTGATGGATATAGCTATCGCTGAATCCGATCATGCAACCAAAAGCTTCCTTCAATGGTTCCTCGACGAACAGGTTGAAGAGGAGAATACGGTTGATCAGATTTTGAATAATTTGAAGATGATCAATGGCGAAGGACAAGGCTTGCTGATGATGGATCGGGAGATGGGCAACCGTTCATTTACAGATCCGACAGCCGGGGCATAGTTCTTGATAAACAATTCCCGCCAGGCAATTCTGCCATCTTGCGGGAAATTGATCAGATCGCGATTTTACATCCGAAAATATTGATTTCGTAAAGAGGAGAGTGCCCTTGGCGGTATTCTCCTTTTTTTGTTCTGTGATGGCAAAAAATTGGGGAATTTCACTCGCTGAAAAAAGCAAGGATTGTTTTCAATACTTGCAACTTTTAGTTTAATTTGTGAGTGATTCGCGATAGAAGTAAACATAAAAAATAACAGAACAAGATATAATGGCATTTGTAACAAAATTTCTAACACAAGTCTTTGGTAATAAATCCGAAAGGGATATCAAAGGGATTTTGCCGGTATTGGAACGCGTGAAAAGTGAATTTGAGCGCGTAACCGGATTTACCAACGACGAGCTTAGAGCTGAGACAGAAAAACTAAAAGCCAGGATTAAAGAGTATATCAAGGCTGAAGAAGACGAAATAGCTTCATTGAAGGAACAGGCTGAAAGTGGTTCTGTGCCTTTGGAAGAGAGTGAAAAACTCTACGATCGGGTCGACAAACTGGAAGAGGTGATCGATACGAAGATTGAAGAGGTATTGAATGAAGTATTGCCCACCGCTTTTGCCATCGTAAAAGATACCGCCCGTCGTTTTGCTGAAAACGAACAGCTGGAAGTGACGGCCAACGATTTCGACCGTGATTTGGCTGCCGCGAAAGATTATGTGGACATGAAAGGTGATAAAGCCGTTTATGCCAATCACTGGGAAGCGGGCGGTTCGGATCAGAAGTGGAATATGATTCACTACGATGTTCAGCTCATCGGTGGTATTGTGCTTCACGAAGGTAAAATCGCTGAGATGGCGACCGGTGAAGGTAAGACGCTGGTGGCAACGTTGCCGGTGTTCCTGAATGCGTTGGCCGGTAGAGGCGTTCACCTGGTAACAGTGAACGATTACCTGGCTCGTCGTGACTCGGAGTGGATGGGACCGATTTTCGAATTCCATGGCATGTCTGTTGATTGTATCGACAAGCATCAGCCCAACTCGGCCGAACGACGTGCTGCTTACAATGCGCATATCACGTACGGAACGAACAACGAGTTTGGTTTCGATTACCTGCGTGACAACATGGCCATCAACCCATCCGATTTGGTGCAGCGGAAACACCACTACGCCATCGTCGATGAGGTCGACTCGGTTTTGATTGACGATGCTCGTACGCCGTTGATCATTTCGGGTCCGATTCCGAAGGGTGATGACCAGTTATTCGAAGAGCTGAAAGCGCCGATTGAGCGTTTGGTAAAACTGCAGCGTGACCTGGTAGCGCAAATTCTGGCGGAAGCCAAGAGAAAGATAAAATCGGAAGATTCGAAAGAGCGTGATGAAGGTGCATTGTTATTGTATCGTTCATTCAAAGGTCTTCCTAAGAATAAAGCGATCATTCGTTACCTGAGTGAAGAGGGTATCAAAGCTAAGATGCAGAAGTCGGAGAACTACTACATGCAGGACAATAGCAAGAACATGCATGTTGTTACCGACCCGCTTTATTTCGTAATCGATGAGAAACTGAACTCAATTGAGTTGACCGATAAGGGTATCGATGTGCTGTCGCAAGACAACGAAGACCCCAACTTCTTTATTTTGCCAGATATTGGTGCAGAGATTGCTGAGATCGAAAACGACCAGTCGTTGGAAGACCAGGCCAAGCTGGAAAAGAAAGACGAGCTGATTCAGAGTTATGCGGTGAAATCGGAGCGTGTGCACACCATTAACCAGCTGTTGCGCGCCTACACCATGTTCGAAAAGGATGTGGAGTACGTGGTGATGGACAACAAGGTGAAAATCGTGGATGAGCAAACCGGTCGTATCATGGAAGGTCGCCGTTACTCCGACGGATTGCACCAGGCCATCGAGGCGAAAGAGCGGGTGACCGTGGAAGCGGCTACGCAGACGTTCGCGACGATTACGCTTCAGAATTACTTCCGGATGTACCACAAACTGGCCGGTATGACCGGTACTGCAGAGACGGAGGCAGGCGAATTGTGGGACATCTACAAACTGGAAGTAGTGGTCATCCCGACCAACAAACCCATTGTCCGTAAGGACCAGGAAGACTTGGTATACAAAACCAAGAAAGAGAAATACAACGCCATTATTGAAGAGATTACCAAACTGCATAAGCAGGAACGGCCGGTGCTGGTAGGTACCACTTCCGTGGAAATATCGGAATTGCTGAGCCGCATGCTGAAAATGCGGGGTATCGATCACCAGGTGCTGAACGCGAAGTTGCACCAGCGTGAGGCCGACATTGTGGCGGAAGCCGGTAAGCCAGGAACGGTAACCATTGCAACCAACATGGCCGGTCGTGGTACCGACATCAAATTGACACCGGAAACAAAAGAAGCCGGTGGTTTGGCTATCATCGGTACCGAGCGTCACGAATCACGTCGTGTCGACCGTCAGTTGCGCGGACGTTCCGGTCGTCAGGGTGACCCGGGTTCATCACAGTTCTTTGTGTCGCTGGAAGATGATCTGATGCGTCTCTTCTCTTCCGACCGGATTGCCGGTATTATGGACCGTTTGGGACTGGAAGAAGGCGAAGTGATTCAGCACTCCATGATTTCCAAATCCATTGAGCGGGCACAGAAGAAAGTCGAGGAGAACAACTTCGGTATTCGTAAGCGTTTGCTGGAATATGATGATGTGATGAACTCGCAGCGTGAGGTGATTTACAAGAAACGTAAACACGCACTCTTCGGCGAACGCCTGGAAGTGGATGTGCTGAATATGATGTATGACTCGGTGGAAGCACTGGTAGCCGATTTCCATCCGATGGGACAGGATGGCTACGAAGAATTCCGTCTCGAGACCATGCGTCTGCTCTCCATCGACACTTCGGTGACGAAGGAGGAATTCATCAGCCAGAATCCGGAAGAAATTACCGATCGGATTTACAAAGCAATGATCGACAATTATTCCCGTAAGGTGCAGATCATTTCGAAACAGGCATGGCCGGTCATTAAAGATGTATACGAACACAAATCGCACATATACAATAACATTGTTGTTCCTATCAGCGATGGGCAGAAGGTTTACCAGATTGTTACCAACCTCGAGAAATCGTATAAAACAGAGGCACAGGACCTGGTGAAATCGTATACCAAGCAGGTAAACCTTGCTTCGATTGACGATGAGTGGAAGGAACACCTGCGCGAACTGGACGACCTGCGTACATCAGTGCAGAACGCCAGTTACGAGCAGAAAGACCCGTTATTGATATACAAGCTTGAATCGTTCAACCTTTTCAAGTCAATGATGGACAAGCTGAACCGAAATGTTGTTTCTACCCTGATGAAAGGACATATTCCGATTAGCGACCCGAACCAGGTGCAGGAAGCGCAGGCGGTACAACACACCGATCGGTCACAGTACCAGGAAGAGAAGAGCGAAGCCGGCGGCCTGAGTTCCGGCGGAGGACAAGGTGGAGAGCAGCAACCACAGAAGAAAATGGAACCGGTTCGCCACGGGCCGAAAATCGGACGAAATGACCCGTGTCCGTGTGGAAGTGGAAAGAAATATAAACAATGTCACGGGCGTGGTGTTGTGTAAACGAAAATAAATTAGTTCTTCATATGGCAGCAGGGGCAACCTGCTGCTTTTACTTTTAATGTGCACATACTATGAATGAGTTCCTGTTCATCCATTGGAATGTAAATCCGGAGATTTTCCATCTCGGCCCGTTGTCAGTTCGTTGGTACGGACTTTTGTTTGCCACCGGGTTTTTGTTGGGATATTACATCATGGAGAAGATGTTCAAGTTTGAAAATGCCAACGAAAAGTGGCTCGACAGTCTGTTTATGTACGTGATTATCGCCACGGTTGTCGGCGCGCGTTTGGGACATGTTTTCTTTTATGGATGGGACTATTATTCACAGCATCCGTGGGAAATTCTGAAGGTTTGGCACGGCGGTCTGGCCAGTCACGGCGGGGCCATCGGTATCCTGATTGCCATCTGGCTCTATTCACGGTTTGTTACCAAACGTTCGATGCTCTGGACATTGGATCGCCTCGTGGTGCCGGTAGCGCTGGTGGCCGTTTTAATTCGTACCGGTAACCTGATGAACTCAGAGATTTACGGAGTACAGACTTCACTGCCCTGGGGATTCATCTTTGAGCGGAACGGCGAAACCGTTGCCAAACATCCGACACAGATTTATGAGGCACTCTGTTACCTGGGAACTTTTATCTTGCTGTGGCGAATGTATTTTAAAACGGATGACAAGCGGAATCGTCCCGGCTTCTTGTTGGGCGTATTCTTTATTTGTGTGTTCACCGCCCGTTTCTTCATCGAATTCATCAAACAGGACCAGGAGCCGTTCGAAGCACATATGTTGCTGAATATGGGACAGCTGCTCAGTATCCCGTTTGTCTTGGCCGGAATAATATTGGTGGTTCGCGCACTAAAGCGACCGCCGAAGATATACAAGAATTAAGATATGGAGCCGGTAACTCGTTGAGTGCCGGCTTTTTTATTTCCGGTAACGAAAAACGAAGGAAACCTTTACCGTTACATAATATCCCGCTTGTTGTGAATGAGTGGGATATTCTTATTTTTGCGCGTTCTAAATAAGAAAGGAACCTGACCTGATCACCATCTAACGAATTAAATCCATGCACTTACGTAGAAATCGGTCCCGGGCTGAATGGCTCCGGCAAGGAAATGTATGATTAAAAGTTTGACATGGAGAAGTATCTTAATCTGTTTGGATTAACGCAAAAAGTAAATTATAAAAACGAAGTCCTGTCCGGACTGACGGTGGCATTGGCTTTAATACCGGAAGCACTGGCATTTGCCATTATCGCGGGATTGTCTCCGCTCACCGGGCTCTATTCGGCCTTTATTATGGGCATCGTTACATCGATTCTGGGCGGACGGCCCGGGATGATTTCCGGTGCCACCGGAGCTGTTGCTGTTGTGATTGTGGCGCTGGCCAAAACACATGGCCCGGAGTATGTGTTGGCGACGGTTATCCTTGCCGGGATTATACAGATATTGGCCGGTGTATTGAAGCTGGGAAAACTGATGCGTCTCGTTCCACATCCAGTGATTTTCGGCTTCGTCAACGGACTGGCGATTATCATCTTCATGTCGCAATTGCACCAGTTTAAAGACAGCACGGGGCACTGGCTTACCGGAATGCCGCTTTACACCATGTTGGGGCTGGTTTTCGTCACCATGCTGGTCATTTGGCTTTTGCCGAAACTCACCAAAGCCATTCCGGCGCCATTGACGGCTATTCTGGTCGTTTTCGGAATTGTAGCCGCGTTGGGCATTGATACTCGTACCGTGGGCGATATCGCTTCCATTCAGGGAGGTTTTCCTCCGTTCCATCTGCCGGAGGTTCCGCTTAACCTCGAAACGCTTTCCATCATTTTCCCTTATGCAGCCATTGTGGCCGGTGTAGGCCTGATTGAAAGTTTGCTGACGCTAAATATTATCGACGAGATTACTGAGACACGTGGTTCCGGTAACAAGGAAGCCATTGCGCAGGGAACGGCCAATTTCCTGACCGGTCTCTTCTCCGGAATGGGCGGATGTGCCATGATCGGCCAGAGTTTGATTAACATCTCTTCCGGAGCCCGTGCTCGTTTGTCGGGTATTGTGGCAGCGGTGATGTTGCTCGTGTTTATCATGTTTGGTGCAGGTTTGATTGAAAAGCTACCCATGGCAGCGCTTACGGGACTGATGATTATGGTCGCTATCGGTACGTTCGAATGGGCTAGTTTGAAAACCTTCAACAAAATGCCGAAGTCTGATATCTTAGTGATGGTGATGGTGACGCTGGTGACGGTTGTCTTCCATAACCTGGCCGTAGCGGTTCTGATTGGTGTCATCATCGCGGCACTGGTGTTTGCGTGGGACAATGCCAAGCGCATCCGGGCACGGAAATACACCGATGACAATGGCGTAAAGCATTACGAGATTTACGGTCCGCTGTTCTTCGGTTCAGTCACTGCTTTCAACGAAAAGTTTGATGTACTGAACGACCCTGATGAGGTGATTATCGACTTTGCCGAAAGCCGGGTGGTCGACATGTCGGCTATTGAGGCGCTGAACAAGATGACGGAACGCTACCTGAAAGTAGGGAAGAAGATCCACCTGAAACACCTGAGCCCCGATTGCAAAATCCTGTTGAAAAACGCCGAGCAAATCATCGACGTCAACGTACTGGAAGATCCGCATTACAAAGTGGCGGTGAATAAATTATAATTGCCCATGGCTTTAGCCTAATATTTTCGATATTTCTTCCGGGAATGTCGAAGAAGGTTGAATAAGCATCCTAATTCAACTCCTCCGGAGTTGTTGCTTTGTTCGTTGCTACACCACCGGTTTCACCGGCGGAGAAGAATATTCTATCCCTCCGGGATAATCTCAGGTTGTTTTTGTGCAAAAGACTCCGGAGGAGTCAAATATTGTTAGAACGCGGCTGGGGGAAATCCATTCGACCCCGGCCGGGGGCGTACGTTCGATTGAGGATTTTATTTTCTAACAACATGTCATCCAGCTGGGATGAATGCAAAGAGTACCTGAATTGCCCATGGCTTCAGCCATGGGTGACAAGGGACAAGGTTATATAGGCTTTAGCCTAATTCTTGCTCCTTATTTCTTCCGGCAACGCCGGATAAATATTCATCAACCCCAATGAAATTGGGGGATTAGGAATTCGCGTTATTGCATCACCCCCGAAGCGGGTTAAGTGATTGTCTTGTTTCTGTCCTTTTGTCTTACCACAAAAGAACCAAAAAGGCAAGTCAAAGTGATCCTTCCGCCCGCTTCATGGTTTTGCCTTTCGGGCACACATCCCTGAATTCCCTCGCAAAACCATTCCCGCTCTCTCCGACCCGGCCTACTTTGACCGGCCCGCGCTCTTATCGCCTGGTGGCGATGTTGGGAAAGAAGCCTGATGGAATTGAGGAATAGTCTATCCCTCCCGGATGATTGTCGTTCATTTGCTGCGTCTTTGGCCCTTCTCTATGTTAGAGAAGGGTTGGGATGAGTAGATAAACCTGTCAGCTTATTTTTACAATCGATACCTTTTCCGGCAACGCCGGATACACATTCATCACCCCCAATGAAATTGGGGGATTGGGAATTCGCGTTATCGCATCAACCCCGAAGTGGGTTGAATAATTGTCTTCATCAATCTTTGCTCACGGTCTCCGGCTTCATTCTGGCAAAAAATAACACCGATATGAATATGATGGCTCCCAGGACCGGCATCACGGTTTCCGCCGTCAAAATACCGGTTGAACTCCATTTGTTGTGCGCCCATTCATCCACAAATATCATCGAATAGATGGGAATATTCGAAAGGGCGGCAAAGAAGTTGTACTTGGTGGCTGCACCTACTTTTCCGATAGCTTCCAGAACAAACGCACTAAATCCGGCAAAGGCTAAACCTACCGTGATAGCATAAATGGTCGTCCAAATCATGAACATCAGTTGTGTGCGGGGACTCAGCGCCATCAGGAGTGCAGCGCCTCCTTCCAGCAATCCAAATAAAATATAGGCTTTCTTTCGATCCATCTTGTCGGCAATCCATCCGCCTAATAAACTACCGATGGCGGAAGCAACACCGCCGACAATTCCCACGGCAAGGGCAACCGCATCCGGCGAAGCATGCCAATCGCCGGAAATGGACGACCATAAATTCGAAGCCGCACCGGAACCTACGGGCAGGAAACAGAGGACAAGTGCTAAGAACCCGCCCCGTGACTTCACCAGCACCCAAATCTCTTTGCCAAGCGTCCCAATCGTCTTCACATACGTTTCTTCCCGCTTGAACGGAGCCGGGTCTTTCAGAAATAGTAAACCCAGCCCGCATAGCAAACTGACGAGCGCAATGATGGCTCCGGAAATCCAGTGAGCCGGCATTCTTTCTGCCAGCCAGATTCCGGCACCGCCTCCCAGCCCAAATCCGCCCAGGTTTC
This Prolixibacter sp. NT017 DNA region includes the following protein-coding sequences:
- a CDS encoding DNA polymerase III subunit gamma/tau, which produces MENYIVSARKYRPFTFSSVIGQPSITATLKNAIRNSHLAHAYLFCGPRGVGKTTSARIFAKTINCQNITAETEPCNTCESCMAFNENRSYNIHELDAASNNSVDDIRTLVDQVRIPPQIGKYSVYIIDEVHMLSQAAFNAFLKTLEEPPTHAIFVLATTEKHKILPTILSRCQIFDFNRIGITDIEKHLASVAEKEQITFEPEALNIIAQKADGAMRDALSIFDQVVSFSGSNITYQDTIANLNVLDYDYYFRLIDGFQKGDVSGVLMIFNEILDKGFNGHHFVAGLCQHFRDLLVCKDQVTVELLEVGGDIKEKYSQQAKACDLPFLVEGLRLASECDMQYKSSSNKRFLVELALIRIAQLEEALKKKELTNA
- a CDS encoding NADP-dependent isocitrate dehydrogenase, producing MDKINVSNPVVELDGDEMTRIIWQMIKDQLILPYLNLDIKYFDLGIEHRDATNDQVTVDAANAIKQYKVGIKCATITPDEKRVEEFGLKRMYKSPNGTIRNIIGGTIFREPIFVKNVPRLVPQWTGPIVIGRHAFGDQYRATDMVVDRPGKLTMTFTPEDGSEPVTHEVYDFEGAGVAMSMYNTEESIRGFAHSCFKMALQKKWPLYLSTKNTILKKYDGFFKDIFQDIYEKDYQKQFEEAGITYEHRLIDDMVASALKWNGNFIWACKNYDGDVQSDTVAQGFGSLGLMTSVLMTPDGDILEAEAAHGTVTRHYREHQKGNPTSTNPIASIYAWTRGLAFRGRLDNNEELIKFSHTLEEVCVDTVESGKMTKDLALAIHGKDLKPEHYLTTEQFLNALAEGLKARLS
- a CDS encoding ferritin; translation: MLKEAVNKAINEQINAEFHSAYLYLSMSAYFEAVGLSGFANWMKVQYKEELAHAQKFFDYVNDRGARVILDPIAEVPAEFDNVIDVYEKTLAHEQSVTERINKLMDIAIAESDHATKSFLQWFLDEQVEEENTVDQILNNLKMINGEGQGLLMMDREMGNRSFTDPTAGA
- the secA gene encoding preprotein translocase subunit SecA; amino-acid sequence: MAFVTKFLTQVFGNKSERDIKGILPVLERVKSEFERVTGFTNDELRAETEKLKARIKEYIKAEEDEIASLKEQAESGSVPLEESEKLYDRVDKLEEVIDTKIEEVLNEVLPTAFAIVKDTARRFAENEQLEVTANDFDRDLAAAKDYVDMKGDKAVYANHWEAGGSDQKWNMIHYDVQLIGGIVLHEGKIAEMATGEGKTLVATLPVFLNALAGRGVHLVTVNDYLARRDSEWMGPIFEFHGMSVDCIDKHQPNSAERRAAYNAHITYGTNNEFGFDYLRDNMAINPSDLVQRKHHYAIVDEVDSVLIDDARTPLIISGPIPKGDDQLFEELKAPIERLVKLQRDLVAQILAEAKRKIKSEDSKERDEGALLLYRSFKGLPKNKAIIRYLSEEGIKAKMQKSENYYMQDNSKNMHVVTDPLYFVIDEKLNSIELTDKGIDVLSQDNEDPNFFILPDIGAEIAEIENDQSLEDQAKLEKKDELIQSYAVKSERVHTINQLLRAYTMFEKDVEYVVMDNKVKIVDEQTGRIMEGRRYSDGLHQAIEAKERVTVEAATQTFATITLQNYFRMYHKLAGMTGTAETEAGELWDIYKLEVVVIPTNKPIVRKDQEDLVYKTKKEKYNAIIEEITKLHKQERPVLVGTTSVEISELLSRMLKMRGIDHQVLNAKLHQREADIVAEAGKPGTVTIATNMAGRGTDIKLTPETKEAGGLAIIGTERHESRRVDRQLRGRSGRQGDPGSSQFFVSLEDDLMRLFSSDRIAGIMDRLGLEEGEVIQHSMISKSIERAQKKVEENNFGIRKRLLEYDDVMNSQREVIYKKRKHALFGERLEVDVLNMMYDSVEALVADFHPMGQDGYEEFRLETMRLLSIDTSVTKEEFISQNPEEITDRIYKAMIDNYSRKVQIISKQAWPVIKDVYEHKSHIYNNIVVPISDGQKVYQIVTNLEKSYKTEAQDLVKSYTKQVNLASIDDEWKEHLRELDDLRTSVQNASYEQKDPLLIYKLESFNLFKSMMDKLNRNVVSTLMKGHIPISDPNQVQEAQAVQHTDRSQYQEEKSEAGGLSSGGGQGGEQQPQKKMEPVRHGPKIGRNDPCPCGSGKKYKQCHGRGVV
- the lgt gene encoding prolipoprotein diacylglyceryl transferase, encoding MNEFLFIHWNVNPEIFHLGPLSVRWYGLLFATGFLLGYYIMEKMFKFENANEKWLDSLFMYVIIATVVGARLGHVFFYGWDYYSQHPWEILKVWHGGLASHGGAIGILIAIWLYSRFVTKRSMLWTLDRLVVPVALVAVLIRTGNLMNSEIYGVQTSLPWGFIFERNGETVAKHPTQIYEALCYLGTFILLWRMYFKTDDKRNRPGFLLGVFFICVFTARFFIEFIKQDQEPFEAHMLLNMGQLLSIPFVLAGIILVVRALKRPPKIYKN
- a CDS encoding SulP family inorganic anion transporter, with product MEKYLNLFGLTQKVNYKNEVLSGLTVALALIPEALAFAIIAGLSPLTGLYSAFIMGIVTSILGGRPGMISGATGAVAVVIVALAKTHGPEYVLATVILAGIIQILAGVLKLGKLMRLVPHPVIFGFVNGLAIIIFMSQLHQFKDSTGHWLTGMPLYTMLGLVFVTMLVIWLLPKLTKAIPAPLTAILVVFGIVAALGIDTRTVGDIASIQGGFPPFHLPEVPLNLETLSIIFPYAAIVAGVGLIESLLTLNIIDEITETRGSGNKEAIAQGTANFLTGLFSGMGGCAMIGQSLINISSGARARLSGIVAAVMLLVFIMFGAGLIEKLPMAALTGLMIMVAIGTFEWASLKTFNKMPKSDILVMVMVTLVTVVFHNLAVAVLIGVIIAALVFAWDNAKRIRARKYTDDNGVKHYEIYGPLFFGSVTAFNEKFDVLNDPDEVIIDFAESRVVDMSAIEALNKMTERYLKVGKKIHLKHLSPDCKILLKNAEQIIDVNVLEDPHYKVAVNKL
- a CDS encoding MFS transporter; translation: MDQTQPVHPITFMFLYMPFGIFNGFISVTMGFLLTKAGVSLAGVASIVSLPYLPNILKFLWAPLVDTTLTVKTWYRIANVVTVIGILATSVIPHSSHFLPLLMVVVFLTAVANTNIAMTTESLIAQEVPDEHKGRAGGWLQAGNLGGFGLGGGAGIWLAERMPAHWISGAIIALVSLLCGLGLLFLKDPAPFKREETYVKTIGTLGKEIWVLVKSRGGFLALVLCFLPVGSGAASNLWSSISGDWHASPDAVALAVGIVGGVASAIGSLLGGWIADKMDRKKAYILFGLLEGGAALLMALSPRTQLMFMIWTTIYAITVGLAFAGFSAFVLEAIGKVGAATKYNFFAALSNIPIYSMIFVDEWAHNKWSSTGILTAETVMPVLGAIIFISVLFFARMKPETVSKD